Proteins from a single region of Centropristis striata isolate RG_2023a ecotype Rhode Island chromosome 9, C.striata_1.0, whole genome shotgun sequence:
- the LOC131977765 gene encoding prothymosin alpha-A-like — MADSKVASSGDVSAKELKKKVRAKDTENGEDAAANGKTDEENGEPKNEVEEDDDDVEEEEDEEEDGEGDEEDDEDDLLDVPRRKRPADDDDDDDDDDDDDDEEEGEVGTKRQKTDK, encoded by the exons ATGGCGGATAGTAAAGTGGCGAGCAGCGGAGACGTGAGCGCCAAG GAGCTGAAGAAGAAGGTGCGGGCCAAAGACACAGAGAACGGAGAGGATGCTGCTGCCAACGGCAAAACT GACGAGGAGAACGGCGAGCCGAAGAACGAGGTAGAGGAGGATGACGATGACgtggaagaagaggaggacgaggaggaggatggagagg gtgacGAAGAGGATGATGAAGACGATCTCCTTGATGTGCCAAGGAGGAAGAGGccagctgatgatgatgatgatgacgatgatgatgatgatgatgatgatgaagaagag GGTGAAGTTGGAACCAAGAGACAGAAGACAGATAAGTAG
- the LOC131977761 gene encoding prohibitin-2-like: MANQEPNRLAQLLRDLAGRISSGGKGAGLGLKLLLGAGAVAYGIKESTYTVEGGHRAIIFNRIGGMQMDTVLSEGLHLRIPWFQYPIIYDIRAKPRKISSLTGSKDLQMVNIAVRVLSRPLASNLPIMYQQLGKDYDEKVLPSIVNEVLKSVVAKFNASQLITQRAQVSLLVRRELFERAKDFNIILDDVAITELSFSSQYTAAVEAKQVAQQEAQRAQFYVEKAKQDQRQKIIQAEGEAEAAKMLGMAVTRNPGYLKLRKIRAAQNIAKTVSTSQNKIYLNADSLVLNLQDETFLKNLSMGRKK, from the exons ATGGCGAACCAGGAGCCGAAT CGCTTAGCCCAGCTCCTGAGGGATCTGGCAGGTCGGATCTCTTCGGGTGGCAAAGGGGCAGGATTAGGACTGAAGCTGTTACTTGGAGCTGGAGCTGTGGCATATGGCATCAAAGAATCCACgtacacag tggAGGGTGGTCACAGAGCCATCATCTTCAACAGGATAGGAGGGATGCAGATGGACACCGTTTTGTCTGAGGGGCTACATCTGAG GATCCCATGGTTCCAGTACCCTATCATCTATGATATCCGAGCCAAACCAAGGAAGATCTCCTCTTTGACTGGTAGCAAAG ATCTGCAGATGGTGAACATAGCGGTGCGTGTGTTGTCTCGACCTCTGGCCTCCAACCTGCCTATCATGTACCAACAACTGGGGAAGGACTACGACGAGAAAGTCCTGCCCTCCATCGTCAACGAGGTCCTCAAGTCTGTAGTGGCGAAGTTTAATGCCTCGCAGCTCATCACACAGAGAGCACAG GTGTCCTTGCTGGTGCGACGGGAGCTGTTTGAGAGAGCCAAAGACTTCAACATCATCCTGGATGACGTGGCCATCACTGAGCTGAGCTTCAGCTCTCAGTACACTGCTGCTGTGGAGGCCAAGCAAGTCG ctcagCAGGAGGCCCAGAGGGCCCAGTTCTATGTGGAGAAAGCTAAACAGGATCAGAGACAGAAGATCATCCAGGCTGAGGGAGAGGCTGAAGCTGCCAAAATG ctgggCATGGCAGTGACTAGGAACCCAGGTTACCTGAAGCTGAGGAAAATCAGAGCAGCACAAAATATCGCAAAGACG GTGTCAACATCACAGAACAAGATCTACCTGAATGCTGACAGTTTGGTCCTGAACCTACAAGATGAGACATTTTTGAAGAA CTTGTCAATGGGCCGAAAGAAGTGA